The proteins below are encoded in one region of Thermococcus peptonophilus:
- a CDS encoding beta-ribofuranosylaminobenzene 5'-phosphate synthase family protein, which yields MIRIKAPAHLHTGNPDLSGDMGRLYGTVGFAIEIPSLEIEVRKSDRDISNDPDVLRFLKRFRESYDFPPVEITVHRYIPKWVGIGFHTTLALTMGAAISKLYGLGLSLEDVALAMRRGLITALGFYAVKVGGFIYEGGFPVDKREKVVPPLIFRGEMPDNWLFVVAIPETPRKALAEVRKREDEILGNLKKMPPELADRLSRIVLMKILPAFVERDIKTFGEGLYQFNHLLGEFWSDYQENVYCCDIVNEGIKLMLERAYCACQTSWGPTFYGLVDGIEHAERLRAEVEAFLRENGDGGEVFITKADNRGMVVLDG from the coding sequence TTGATCAGAATCAAAGCGCCGGCTCATCTTCACACTGGGAACCCCGACCTCAGCGGTGACATGGGCAGGCTCTACGGGACAGTTGGTTTTGCCATCGAGATTCCTTCGCTGGAGATAGAGGTCAGGAAATCCGATAGGGACATCTCAAATGATCCTGATGTCCTCAGGTTTTTAAAGCGGTTCAGGGAGTCCTACGACTTTCCGCCGGTTGAGATTACTGTCCACAGGTACATTCCTAAATGGGTTGGGATTGGTTTTCACACGACCCTTGCGCTAACCATGGGGGCGGCCATATCCAAACTCTACGGTCTCGGCTTGTCTCTTGAGGATGTTGCTTTGGCCATGCGTAGAGGCCTTATAACGGCCCTGGGCTTCTACGCCGTTAAGGTTGGAGGCTTCATATACGAGGGCGGCTTCCCGGTTGATAAGCGGGAAAAAGTAGTTCCCCCACTGATATTCAGGGGAGAGATGCCCGATAACTGGCTCTTCGTGGTTGCCATCCCAGAGACGCCGAGAAAAGCCCTGGCAGAGGTCAGGAAGAGGGAGGACGAGATACTCGGAAACCTGAAGAAGATGCCGCCGGAGCTGGCCGACAGGCTTTCACGGATAGTCCTCATGAAGATCCTTCCCGCTTTCGTTGAGCGGGACATCAAAACCTTCGGAGAAGGTCTGTACCAGTTCAACCATCTCCTCGGCGAGTTCTGGAGTGACTACCAGGAGAACGTCTACTGCTGCGACATAGTGAACGAGGGAATCAAGCTGATGCTCGAAAGGGCCTACTGCGCCTGCCAGACGAGCTGGGGGCCGACTTTCTACGGTCTTGTTGATGGTATTGAACATGCTGAAAGGCTCAGGGCAGAGGTTGAAGCCTTCCTGCGGGAGAACGGCGACGGTGGTGAGGTTTTCATTACGAAGGCCGACAACAGGGGAATGGTGGTGCTGGATGGTTAA
- a CDS encoding class I SAM-dependent methyltransferase, with protein MGFVEYYSAFKAYSDINSDEYRKRIENLEPLLMKFMKTRGRVLDLACGVGGFSFLLEDLGFNVVGLDNSKFMLEKAREFAKEKESRVEFIEGDARELPFENNSFDYVLFIDSLVHFEPQDLAKVFRETARVLKPGGKFILQFTDLRALLPVLVNGQVVGAEYWVNKVLPDPEEKTVVIEFQSEKDSFRVRFNVWGKVAVELLAKLYFRKIGEERLNEHSYFQVYEPKK; from the coding sequence ATGGGGTTCGTCGAGTACTACTCAGCATTTAAAGCCTACAGCGACATAAACTCCGATGAGTACAGAAAGAGGATAGAGAACCTGGAGCCGCTACTCATGAAGTTCATGAAAACGAGAGGTAGGGTTCTCGACCTTGCCTGCGGTGTTGGAGGCTTTTCGTTCCTTCTGGAGGATCTCGGATTTAACGTAGTTGGGCTCGATAACAGCAAGTTCATGTTGGAGAAAGCAAGAGAGTTTGCGAAAGAGAAGGAGTCACGCGTAGAGTTCATAGAAGGTGACGCGAGGGAGCTCCCATTCGAAAACAACAGCTTTGACTACGTGCTCTTTATAGACAGCCTCGTCCACTTTGAGCCCCAGGACTTGGCCAAGGTTTTCAGAGAAACTGCGAGAGTGCTGAAGCCCGGAGGGAAGTTCATACTTCAGTTCACAGACCTAAGAGCGCTCCTGCCAGTTCTCGTGAACGGTCAAGTTGTCGGCGCTGAATACTGGGTAAACAAGGTTCTGCCAGACCCAGAAGAAAAGACCGTCGTCATAGAGTTCCAGAGCGAAAAGGACTCGTTCAGAGTAAGGTTCAACGTCTGGGGCAAAGTGGCCGTCGAACTGCTTGCAAAGCTCTACTTCAGGAAAATAGGGGAAGAAAGGCTTAACGAGCACTCATACTTCCAGGTCTATGAACCAAAGAAATAG
- the lysS gene encoding lysine--tRNA ligase, giving the protein MVHWADYMAEKIIRERGDKEEYVVESGITPSGYVHIGNFREFFTAYIVGHALRDRGKTVRHIHMWDDYDRFRKVPKNVPPEWKEHLTKPVREVPDPWGCHESYADHFMSLFEEEVSKLGIEVDFLHASELYQSGEYAEEIRLALEKRDEIKAILDKYRERAKQPPLEDSWQPVMIYCPYCRREAEFVSWDGEWKVSYKCPHCGREGETDIREGNVKLRWRVDWPMRWAHFKVDFEPAGKDHLAAGSSYDTGKEIVEKVFGWKAPLTLMYEFVGIKGQKGKMSGSKGNVILLSDLYEVLEPGIIRFIYAKARPNKELRIDLGLGLLNLYDEFDKVERIYFGLEHAKNPEEEEELKRTYELSMPKLPERLVAQAPFRFLVTLVQMPHLDEDGIIRVLQEQGHVPENLTEEDIERIKLRIRLAKNWVEKYAPDDVKFSLLEKPPEIELRQEIREAMLEVAKWLEEHEKFSVDELNNVIFDTAKKRGIPSKEWFKALYNLFIGKGRGPRLAPFLASLDREFVIKRLKLEA; this is encoded by the coding sequence ATGGTTCACTGGGCAGACTACATGGCTGAGAAGATAATCAGGGAAAGGGGCGACAAGGAGGAGTACGTGGTAGAGAGCGGAATAACGCCGAGCGGTTACGTTCACATAGGGAACTTTCGCGAGTTTTTTACCGCTTACATCGTTGGACACGCCTTAAGAGACAGGGGCAAGACGGTTAGGCACATCCACATGTGGGACGACTACGACCGCTTTAGGAAAGTCCCAAAGAACGTTCCGCCTGAGTGGAAGGAGCACCTCACTAAGCCAGTCCGCGAGGTCCCAGACCCCTGGGGCTGTCACGAGAGCTATGCAGACCACTTCATGAGCCTCTTCGAGGAAGAAGTCTCAAAGCTCGGCATCGAGGTTGACTTCCTCCACGCGAGCGAGCTGTACCAGAGCGGTGAGTATGCCGAGGAAATAAGGCTCGCCCTTGAGAAGAGGGACGAGATAAAGGCAATCCTTGACAAGTACCGCGAGAGGGCAAAGCAGCCGCCCCTCGAAGACTCTTGGCAGCCTGTCATGATCTACTGCCCGTACTGCAGGAGGGAGGCTGAGTTCGTATCCTGGGACGGCGAGTGGAAGGTGTCTTATAAGTGCCCCCACTGCGGCAGAGAAGGAGAGACCGACATAAGGGAAGGCAACGTGAAGCTCCGCTGGCGCGTCGACTGGCCGATGAGGTGGGCTCACTTTAAGGTTGACTTCGAGCCGGCTGGTAAGGATCACCTAGCCGCGGGAAGCTCCTATGACACCGGGAAGGAGATAGTTGAAAAGGTTTTTGGCTGGAAGGCGCCCCTCACGCTCATGTATGAGTTCGTCGGCATAAAGGGCCAGAAGGGCAAGATGTCTGGAAGCAAGGGCAACGTCATTCTGCTCAGCGACCTCTACGAGGTTCTTGAGCCTGGAATAATCCGCTTCATCTACGCAAAGGCAAGGCCGAACAAGGAGCTGAGGATAGACCTTGGCCTCGGCCTGCTCAACCTCTACGACGAGTTCGACAAGGTTGAGCGCATCTACTTCGGCCTTGAGCATGCAAAGAATCCCGAGGAAGAGGAAGAGCTGAAGAGGACTTACGAGCTTTCAATGCCGAAGCTCCCGGAGAGGCTGGTCGCGCAGGCACCCTTCCGCTTCCTGGTGACGCTCGTCCAGATGCCCCACCTCGACGAGGACGGAATAATAAGGGTTCTCCAGGAGCAAGGGCACGTTCCGGAGAACTTGACTGAGGAGGACATCGAAAGGATAAAGCTCCGCATAAGGCTTGCCAAAAACTGGGTCGAGAAGTACGCGCCTGATGATGTTAAGTTCTCGCTCCTCGAAAAGCCGCCTGAGATCGAGCTCAGGCAGGAGATTAGGGAAGCAATGCTTGAAGTTGCAAAGTGGCTTGAGGAGCACGAGAAGTTCAGCGTCGATGAGCTGAACAACGTCATCTTCGATACAGCAAAGAAGCGCGGGATTCCCAGCAAGGAGTGGTTCAAGGCACTCTACAACCTCTTCATTGGCAAGGGCAGAGGGCCGAGACTGGCTCCGTTCTTGGCTTCCCTGGACAGGGAGTTCGTCATTAAAAGGCTGAAATTGGAGGCTTAA
- a CDS encoding diacylglycerol/polyprenol kinase family protein has translation MDFSWVPYALIGASIIVETIWLTKYLGQEWAWVNRKLIHFSIVPAILMFYYGLIPKEIFAPAAFAFGLAQLWPHLKRSEFSWYQLQNNYGEVFFAFSAAGISYFMPVDYATALLLAMAISDGITGIIRHYYFKRDGFNVKLKKHWTGSLGYLITAVIIAMALLQGGTIGKIGWAFALMLAEYQPWIDDNLAVPLVGSVLYLLY, from the coding sequence GTGGACTTTAGCTGGGTTCCCTACGCACTAATTGGGGCCTCTATCATAGTTGAGACCATCTGGCTTACAAAGTACCTCGGGCAGGAATGGGCCTGGGTGAACAGGAAGCTCATACACTTCAGCATTGTGCCCGCGATCTTGATGTTTTACTATGGACTCATTCCAAAGGAGATATTCGCACCAGCTGCTTTTGCCTTCGGTCTCGCACAGCTGTGGCCCCACCTAAAGCGGAGCGAATTCTCGTGGTATCAGCTCCAGAACAACTACGGCGAAGTATTCTTCGCCTTCTCCGCCGCCGGAATAAGCTATTTCATGCCAGTGGACTATGCAACTGCCCTTCTTTTAGCTATGGCGATAAGCGACGGGATTACCGGGATAATCAGGCACTACTACTTCAAGAGAGACGGCTTCAATGTGAAGCTCAAGAAGCACTGGACAGGGAGCTTGGGCTATTTAATAACGGCAGTTATAATCGCGATGGCTCTTCTCCAGGGGGGCACAATAGGAAAAATAGGGTGGGCATTCGCACTCATGCTCGCGGAGTACCAGCCGTGGATAGACGACAACCTCGCAGTTCCACTCGTTGGATCGGTTCTCTATCTCCTCTACTGA
- a CDS encoding DUF366 family protein: protein MELLIVRGRRIDYDGSAIQSHWAYRNFGILGNSVVVFRGKCDVKVDEMIDIEDLRQSKEIKSDDMVHYIIEVFDLVNTLFASTLQKLFIAKLCEVLSEYGVKTERKGDDIYVDGKKLSISIATVSPVSVKIHIGINVEARGIPEGVEAIGLKELGITNVDEFMERTGKALVEEFNKVKKDSLKVRWAQ from the coding sequence ACGGCTCAGCAATTCAAAGCCACTGGGCCTACAGAAACTTTGGAATCCTCGGCAACTCGGTTGTAGTCTTCCGAGGGAAGTGCGACGTCAAAGTGGATGAGATGATAGACATCGAAGACCTCCGCCAGAGCAAGGAAATAAAGAGCGACGACATGGTGCACTACATTATCGAGGTCTTTGACCTCGTAAACACCCTCTTTGCCTCGACCCTCCAGAAGCTCTTCATAGCGAAGCTGTGTGAGGTTCTGTCTGAATACGGAGTAAAGACGGAAAGGAAGGGCGACGACATCTACGTGGACGGAAAGAAGCTAAGCATCTCGATAGCCACCGTTTCCCCCGTCAGCGTGAAAATACACATCGGTATAAATGTTGAGGCTAGGGGAATTCCAGAGGGCGTTGAGGCTATAGGCTTGAAGGAGCTCGGCATAACTAATGTCGACGAATTCATGGAGAGAACCGGTAAGGCTCTCGTTGAGGAGTTCAACAAGGTAAAGAAGGACAGCCTCAAGGTCAGATGGGCTCAGTAG